In Leptospira perdikensis, the genomic window TAAAGTGGTTAGTTCTACATTAGATCAAAATGAAGTTTTTGACTCGATTATGGTCACTATGGAAAAATCCCTTCGATTGGAGAAGGGAAGTATTGTTTTGTTTAATAAAGAAGAAGGATTACTTCGTATTGTTGCGGCCTCTGGATTATCACCTGAAGAAATTGATAAAGGAAGTTACCAACCAGGGGAAGGTATTACTGGTAAGGTATATGAATCTGGCGAACCTATCATCATTGAATCTGTTGCGAGCCATCCCGATTTTTTAAATCGTGTTGGGTATTTGTCTCATTTTAAACATGATCCACATAACGTAAGTTTACTTTGTGCACCTATTCTTAGTGAACAAACAATGCTCGGCGTTGTGAATGCATTTATTGTTCAAAACAAACATACAGATCTAAAATCTTTTTTGGACTTTTTGCAGGTAGTTGCCTCTATTATTTCTCAATCGATCAAAATTCAAAATTTAGTAGAAGAAGCCAAAAAAGAAATTTCTCGTGAGAACATTCAACTCAAAAGAGAATTAAAGAATAAATATAAGTTTGGGTCACTGATCGGAAAAGCAGCGAGTATGGAAAAGATGTTTGAAAAGATCCAACTGGTTGCAGATTCCAGAGCTTCTGTTTTGATTACCGGAGAATCGGGGACAGGAAAAGAGATGATTGCCAATGCCATTCATTATAATAGTTCACGTTCCGAAAACCCGTTTATCAAAATCAATTGTGCAGCCATTCCTGAGAACCTACTCGAAAGTGAACTTTTTGGTCATAAAAAAGGATCTTTTACTGGAGCCGTTACAGATAAAAAAGGAAAGTTTGAGTTAGCAGATACAGGAACCATTTTTTTAGATGAAATCGGCGAAATGGATTTGAATCTACAATCGAAATTACTTCGTGTTTTGCAAGAACGAGAAATTGAAGCCATTGGTTCTACGAAGGCTAAAAAAGTAGATGTTCGTATCATTGCTGCTACCAATGCCGAATTAGAACAACTTGTTTCTGAGAAAAAGTTTAGAGCGGATCTTTTTTACAGATTGAATGTAGTAAAGATCAATACTCCTGCATTACGTGATCGTGTGGAAGATATTCCACTTCTAATGAATCACTTTTTGGAAAAATATACTAAAGACAATAATAAAGTAATCAAAGGGATTTCTCGAGAAGCATCCAAACTTTTATTAAAATATCGTTGGCCAGGTAACGTTCGTGAGTTGGAAAATGTGATCGAAAGAGCTGTGGTTCTTGCTCAAGATGAAGTTCTTAGTGAAGACGATTTTTCTGATATTCTTTCTAGTTTAGAGGATTTACCTGAACATACTGCAGAAGTAACTCAATTAAATCACGTTGAAACAGTATCAGGAACTGAACCTTTAGATTTGGGATCGGGTCGATTGACACCCGGGCAATTAGATGGCCTTGATGGTCGTGCTATGGAAATTGTTGTCAGCGAAGTAGAATCGCGACTCATTCAGTATGCAATGAAAAAGTTCCGTTATACAAAAACTCGGGTGGCAAAATTTTTAGGAATCAACCGAAACACTTTAGATAAAAAAATCAAAGAACTTAATATCGAATATTAAGTTCTAACTTAGTTGGTTGGCTCAGGAAAATGATTTAAATGGGAAATTGGCCCTGTTTGGATTTCGTCTTCTAGTGTTAGGTGGAGATACTCTTTGGCGGAACCAATAGCCTCTGGTAGATTTTTTCCGTGAGCTAGAAAGGCGGTAATGGCAGCGGAGTAGGTGCAACCGGTTCCGTGTGTATTTTTTCCTTTTAAAAACGGTTTTGAATATAGATAAGAGGATTTACCATCGAATAATACATCGGTAGCTTCCGTTGCATTTGGTAGATGGCCTCCTTTTAGAAGGACGGGAATTTTGTACTTTTGAAACAACTTCTCTGCCATCGGAACAAGTTGGTCATATTCGTGAATTTTTTCGCCGAGGAGAAGGGACGCCTCATCTAAGTTAGGTGTGACTAGTTTTGCTAGTGGCAAAAGATCCTTGGTTAAAGACTCAATTGCATCATCTTTTAAAAGTTTAGCGCCGCTAGTAGCAACCATGACTGGATCTACCACCAATTGAATGTCTGGGTTTTCGTAAAAAAATTCGGCAACGGATTCTATGATATTTGCAGAATACAACATTCCGGTTTTTGCCGCTTTGACAGGAAAGTA contains:
- a CDS encoding sigma-54-dependent Fis family transcriptional regulator, with amino-acid sequence MSVKKFNPIQSIHEVATAMNSTQDPDGLLELILDRCIQICGVESGSLMLIDEKHGVLDAVTSRGMNQQLLRETKLKIGQGITGVAASTGKAKLVNDVSKDPDYIQVKEEIKSELVAPMIVEDDIIGVISLDSNRLNAFTAEMLEIVSVLAHQAGQIFKNLQTIRSLEQRTKIQATLIEISKVVSSTLDQNEVFDSIMVTMEKSLRLEKGSIVLFNKEEGLLRIVAASGLSPEEIDKGSYQPGEGITGKVYESGEPIIIESVASHPDFLNRVGYLSHFKHDPHNVSLLCAPILSEQTMLGVVNAFIVQNKHTDLKSFLDFLQVVASIISQSIKIQNLVEEAKKEISRENIQLKRELKNKYKFGSLIGKAASMEKMFEKIQLVADSRASVLITGESGTGKEMIANAIHYNSSRSENPFIKINCAAIPENLLESELFGHKKGSFTGAVTDKKGKFELADTGTIFLDEIGEMDLNLQSKLLRVLQEREIEAIGSTKAKKVDVRIIAATNAELEQLVSEKKFRADLFYRLNVVKINTPALRDRVEDIPLLMNHFLEKYTKDNNKVIKGISREASKLLLKYRWPGNVRELENVIERAVVLAQDEVLSEDDFSDILSSLEDLPEHTAEVTQLNHVETVSGTEPLDLGSGRLTPGQLDGLDGRAMEIVVSEVESRLIQYAMKKFRYTKTRVAKFLGINRNTLDKKIKELNIEY
- the thiD gene encoding bifunctional hydroxymethylpyrimidine kinase/phosphomethylpyrimidine kinase, which encodes MQKDFPITLTVAGSDSGGGAGVQADLKTFSSLATFGTTAFTCLTAQNPDGVSDIFEISPDFVAAQLKAVVGYFPVKAAKTGMLYSANIIESVAEFFYENPDIQLVVDPVMVATSGAKLLKDDAIESLTKDLLPLAKLVTPNLDEASLLLGEKIHEYDQLVPMAEKLFQKYKIPVLLKGGHLPNATEATDVLFDGKSSYLYSKPFLKGKNTHGTGCTYSAAITAFLAHGKNLPEAIGSAKEYLHLTLEDEIQTGPISHLNHFPEPTN